Proteins encoded within one genomic window of Alteribacter populi:
- a CDS encoding sugar phosphate isomerase/epimerase family protein — MKFSVVTDMLGLESFDDALQTAKEVGFDYIELRAKLNGDTIDSISVDKAKKLGEKVKEHGLEVATLSSWAVNSCTFSGSPKYDNYDENHHEEMTNQLDRLFNLADAFSAPNVRIYSLYRQPDFDTWPEEEKEKEYRHNAEVLKRHAEHARRRGKVILVENEPPTLTNNCVELGKLVQYADHPHLKLNWDIVNGWRSGEYPTVELYEQIKGNVASVHLKGASRVVNTITNDMPEGRFNNFAIAGEDDFKHEAVLKALTEGEPDVILSIDTHYPSFYQQDKIGEAEVVRQTKEFFEGVIG; from the coding sequence ATGAAGTTTAGTGTTGTGACAGATATGTTAGGATTAGAATCATTTGATGATGCGTTACAAACAGCCAAGGAAGTAGGTTTTGATTATATTGAACTTCGTGCCAAATTGAATGGGGATACAATAGATTCTATATCCGTTGACAAGGCAAAGAAATTAGGAGAAAAAGTCAAAGAACATGGATTGGAAGTTGCGACTCTTAGTTCTTGGGCAGTAAACTCTTGTACTTTTTCTGGATCACCTAAATATGATAACTACGACGAAAACCACCATGAAGAAATGACGAATCAATTAGATCGATTATTCAATTTAGCAGATGCTTTTTCTGCACCAAACGTTCGAATCTATTCTTTGTACAGACAACCTGATTTCGATACATGGCCAGAGGAAGAAAAGGAAAAAGAATATAGACATAATGCTGAAGTCTTAAAAAGGCATGCAGAACACGCAAGAAGAAGAGGGAAAGTGATTTTAGTAGAAAATGAACCGCCTACGTTAACGAACAATTGCGTGGAACTCGGGAAATTAGTGCAATATGCGGACCATCCACATTTAAAATTAAATTGGGATATTGTAAACGGCTGGAGATCTGGTGAATATCCAACGGTGGAATTATATGAACAAATTAAAGGAAATGTTGCATCTGTTCACTTAAAAGGAGCTTCGAGAGTCGTCAACACTATAACAAACGATATGCCTGAGGGAAGGTTTAATAACTTTGCTATTGCCGGAGAAGATGACTTTAAACATGAAGCAGTTTTGAAGGCGCTTACAGAAGGGGAACCAGACGTTATTTTATCGATCGATACACACTACCCTTCATTCTATCAACAAGACAAAATTGGAGAGGCAGAAGTTGTTCGTCAAACAAAGGAGTTCTTTGAAGGAGTAATCGGATAA
- a CDS encoding phosphoenolpyruvate hydrolase family protein: protein MAIAREEIIRRLRENVRNGTAIIGGGAGTGLSAKSAELGGIDLIIIYNSGRYRMAGRGSLAGLMPYGDANQIVVEMGNEVLTIVEDTPVLAGVCGTDPFRDMEHFLKHLKDMGFSGVQNFPTVGLCDGQFRQNLEETGMGYDLEVEMIRKASELGLFTSPYVFNKEDAIKMAEAGADLLVAHVGLTTKGAIGAQTALSLENSVNLVQDIHDAGKSVNEDIIVICHGGPISEPKDAKYVLDRTRGVSGFFGASSVERLPTEVAISEQVKQFKNI from the coding sequence GTGGCAATTGCAAGAGAGGAAATTATAAGAAGGTTAAGAGAAAATGTTCGTAATGGTACAGCTATTATCGGTGGAGGAGCTGGTACTGGGCTGTCAGCTAAAAGTGCAGAACTGGGTGGCATTGATTTAATCATTATTTACAACTCAGGAAGATATCGTATGGCAGGAAGAGGATCCTTGGCAGGCCTTATGCCTTATGGGGATGCAAACCAAATCGTTGTTGAGATGGGGAATGAAGTCCTTACCATTGTCGAAGATACTCCTGTCTTAGCTGGTGTTTGTGGAACAGACCCATTCAGGGATATGGAGCACTTCTTAAAGCATTTGAAAGATATGGGATTTTCAGGTGTCCAGAACTTTCCGACAGTCGGGTTATGCGACGGACAATTCCGCCAAAACCTAGAAGAAACAGGTATGGGGTATGATCTTGAGGTTGAAATGATCAGAAAAGCTAGCGAATTAGGTTTATTTACTTCTCCGTATGTTTTCAATAAAGAAGATGCGATTAAGATGGCTGAAGCGGGAGCAGACCTGCTGGTTGCACACGTGGGTCTAACGACGAAAGGCGCAATTGGAGCTCAGACCGCATTAAGTCTTGAGAATTCCGTAAATTTAGTCCAAGATATTCATGATGCAGGGAAATCGGTAAATGAAGATATTATCGTTATTTGTCATGGCGGTCCGATTTCAGAGCCTAAAGATGCGAAATATGTGCTCGACCGCACAAGAGGCGTATCTGGCTTCTTTGGAGCCTCTAGTGTAGAAAGATTGCCTACGGAAGTCGCGATATCGGAACAAGTGAAACAATTTAAAAACATTTAA
- a CDS encoding Tm-1-like ATP-binding domain-containing protein — protein MEKKVLVIGSLDTKRDEFLYVKDILESNNHTVLLMNTGIYETSIHGDITSSEVAEAGGVALQELRDKNDRGTAVATMTKGAAKIVSTLAVENEISGIFGMGGTAGTTVAATAMRNAPVGLPKILVSTVASGNTRPYVGDKDITMMYSVVDIAGINGLSAEILKNAANALSGMVQGAEKGPKVESKPMIATTMFGVTTPCVTKTRKLLEGQGYDVLVFHATGTGGDAMESLIQDGFIEGVVDITTTEFADQLVGGIFSAGDDRLESAGSRGIPQVVSVGALDMVNFGPPETVPEQFKDRLFYQHNPTTTLMRTTVGENEQLGKMIAEKINKAHGKTVVILPKGGVSLLDKDGQPFEGNEQREVLYASIKENLNGNIPYIEVEEDINDPSVSELMVKELLQFM, from the coding sequence ATGGAGAAAAAAGTGCTTGTTATTGGTTCACTTGATACGAAAAGAGACGAATTTCTCTACGTAAAAGATATTCTAGAGAGCAATAATCATACGGTTTTACTAATGAACACAGGAATCTATGAAACATCTATTCATGGAGACATAACTAGCAGTGAAGTTGCAGAAGCTGGCGGTGTCGCCCTGCAGGAGTTGCGTGATAAAAATGATCGAGGTACGGCTGTGGCCACAATGACGAAAGGTGCTGCTAAAATCGTCTCAACATTGGCAGTGGAAAATGAAATATCAGGTATCTTTGGTATGGGTGGAACAGCTGGAACAACTGTTGCAGCAACAGCAATGAGAAATGCGCCAGTAGGCCTGCCGAAAATCCTTGTCTCTACTGTTGCATCTGGTAATACGAGACCATATGTAGGAGATAAAGATATCACGATGATGTATTCTGTTGTTGATATCGCAGGGATTAATGGTTTGTCGGCTGAAATTTTGAAAAACGCAGCAAATGCATTAAGCGGGATGGTTCAAGGGGCGGAAAAAGGGCCAAAAGTAGAAAGTAAGCCGATGATTGCTACCACGATGTTTGGTGTAACAACGCCTTGTGTAACGAAGACAAGAAAATTATTAGAAGGCCAAGGATATGATGTCTTAGTGTTCCATGCAACAGGTACAGGTGGCGATGCGATGGAATCGTTGATTCAAGATGGTTTTATTGAAGGGGTCGTAGATATTACGACGACTGAGTTCGCTGATCAATTAGTCGGGGGAATTTTTAGCGCTGGTGATGACAGGTTGGAAAGCGCGGGGAGTAGAGGTATTCCGCAAGTGGTTTCTGTCGGTGCACTAGATATGGTTAACTTCGGCCCACCAGAAACCGTCCCAGAACAGTTTAAAGATCGTTTATTCTACCAGCATAATCCTACGACTACATTAATGAGAACAACAGTAGGAGAGAATGAACAATTAGGAAAGATGATCGCTGAAAAAATAAATAAAGCCCACGGTAAAACGGTTGTAATTCTGCCAAAAGGCGGTGTTTCCTTATTAGATAAGGATGGGCAGCCATTTGAGGGGAATGAACAAAGAGAAGTACTGTATGCAAGCATTAAAGAAAATTTAAATGGAAATATTCCATATATTGAAGTGGAAGAGGACATTAATGATCCGTCAGTTTCTGAGTTAATGGTCAAGGAATTATTACAGTTCATGTAA
- the thrC gene encoding threonine synthase: MNWQGLLHYYKDLLPTEERTPIISLNEGNTPLIPMNRLSEKWGIDLYAKYEGANPTGSFKDRGMVMAVAKAKEEGSEAIICASTGNTSASAAAYAARAGLRCIVLIPDGKVAMGKLAQAVMYGAEIYVIEGNFDQALQMVRNLSKNSPITLVNSVNPYRIEGQKTAAFEVCDQLGEAPDILTIPVGNAGNITAYWKGFKEYRKYKNTTLPQMRGFEAEGAAAIVRNSIIDDPETMATAIRIGNPASWESAVEAASSSRGKIDEVTDDEILSAYKMLAEEEGIFAEPASCASLAGLKKQLEAGEITKGAKVVSVLTGNGLKDPDCAIESSKFKPLVLPNDEQLVFDHIAGRVKQ, from the coding sequence ATGAACTGGCAGGGACTACTCCACTACTATAAGGACTTACTTCCTACCGAGGAAAGGACACCGATAATTTCACTAAATGAAGGGAATACCCCGCTCATTCCTATGAACCGCTTGTCTGAAAAATGGGGAATAGACCTGTATGCTAAATATGAAGGGGCAAATCCTACAGGCTCATTTAAAGATCGAGGAATGGTCATGGCCGTCGCCAAGGCAAAGGAAGAAGGTAGTGAGGCAATCATATGTGCTTCTACAGGAAATACATCCGCTTCAGCTGCGGCATATGCCGCTCGAGCTGGATTAAGGTGTATCGTTTTAATCCCAGATGGAAAAGTAGCCATGGGGAAGCTGGCCCAAGCAGTAATGTATGGTGCAGAGATTTACGTCATTGAAGGCAACTTTGATCAAGCACTACAAATGGTCCGTAACTTGAGTAAAAACTCCCCCATAACTTTAGTCAATTCAGTCAATCCTTATCGTATTGAGGGGCAAAAAACAGCCGCTTTCGAAGTTTGTGATCAATTAGGAGAAGCACCGGATATATTAACGATTCCTGTAGGAAATGCCGGAAACATTACAGCATATTGGAAAGGATTTAAAGAATACCGGAAATATAAAAACACAACGCTTCCACAAATGCGTGGATTTGAAGCAGAAGGGGCAGCAGCTATCGTCCGTAATAGCATAATAGATGATCCTGAAACAATGGCTACAGCGATCCGCATCGGGAATCCAGCCAGCTGGGAAAGTGCAGTGGAAGCCGCTTCTTCTTCTAGAGGGAAAATAGACGAAGTGACAGACGACGAAATCCTCTCAGCTTATAAAATGCTTGCCGAAGAAGAAGGTATTTTTGCCGAACCTGCTTCCTGCGCATCCCTTGCCGGTCTAAAAAAACAACTTGAGGCAGGTGAAATAACAAAAGGAGCTAAAGTCGTCTCAGTTTTAACCGGAAATGGATTAAAAGATCCAGACTGTGCAATTGAGTCATCTAAATTCAAACCACTGGTGCTTCCAAATGACGAGCAGCTTGTTTTTGATCATATAGCAGGACGTGTTAAACAATGA
- a CDS encoding cell wall hydrolase, with product MKKFIIFTIMFASFFFIQQENKTEASSLLVDGSSGSDVESIQQTLYHLGYLDVNPTGYYGSLTAEAVRQFQTDFNMSIDGVVGTNTQQKLSDVEKMARVVHGEARGESYEGQVAVAAVIYNRVEDSGFPSTVHDVIFQRNAFTAVADGQYDLTPDSNAYQAVKDAQLGWDPSSGSTYYYNPEIATSSWIFTREKTLKIGSHLFAE from the coding sequence TTGAAAAAATTTATTATTTTTACGATTATGTTTGCAAGCTTTTTCTTTATTCAACAGGAAAATAAAACGGAGGCCTCGAGCTTGTTGGTAGACGGAAGTAGTGGTTCTGATGTGGAGAGCATTCAGCAGACGCTGTATCATTTAGGTTATTTAGATGTTAATCCTACCGGTTATTATGGTTCGCTTACGGCTGAAGCGGTACGTCAGTTTCAGACGGACTTTAATATGTCCATTGATGGAGTAGTGGGAACTAACACACAACAGAAGCTCAGTGATGTCGAAAAGATGGCAAGAGTAGTTCATGGCGAAGCGAGAGGGGAGTCTTATGAAGGACAAGTAGCTGTTGCTGCGGTTATTTATAATCGTGTGGAAGACAGTGGTTTTCCTTCAACTGTTCACGACGTCATTTTCCAAAGAAATGCTTTTACAGCAGTAGCAGACGGACAATATGATTTAACTCCGGATTCAAATGCATACCAAGCAGTGAAAGATGCTCAGCTTGGCTGGGATCCTTCTAGTGGTTCAACGTATTATTACAACCCAGAAATTGCAACGTCTTCTTGGATCTTCACGAGAGAAAAGACTTTAAAGATAGGGAGTCACCTGTTTGCAGAATAG
- a CDS encoding calcium/sodium antiporter — translation MMYILLIIGFILLIKGADFFVDGSSNIATLLRISPLVIGLTIVAFGTGSPEATVSIIAALEGSPDVTLGNVVGSNILNMSIVIGITAVISPLTVRSSTIRKEIPFTFLASVALLVLISDRTLQYVSENMLTRSDGIILLLFFAIFMYYVIEAARNNRDPSIEDHSPKKEAGTWRRNILITVSGLAAIIVGGFLVVESSTEIAYTFGMSETLVGLTIVALGSSLPELITSITAAVKKQSEIAIGNIVGSSIFNILFVLGAASIITPLPVNNKLFFDVTVMLIFTVLLFRFSRTYSIVGRYEGLTLTAAYVIYLVYIIYRN, via the coding sequence ATGATGTATATTTTATTAATTATTGGATTTATTTTACTTATTAAAGGTGCGGATTTTTTCGTCGATGGTTCCTCAAATATTGCCACATTATTGCGTATCTCCCCACTTGTTATTGGGCTTACAATTGTGGCTTTTGGAACGGGCTCACCCGAAGCTACAGTGAGTATTATTGCTGCTTTAGAAGGAAGTCCGGATGTGACACTCGGAAACGTGGTAGGAAGTAATATTTTAAACATGTCCATTGTCATCGGTATTACTGCAGTCATTTCCCCTCTAACTGTAAGAAGCTCTACAATAAGAAAAGAAATTCCGTTTACATTTTTAGCTAGTGTTGCATTACTTGTCTTAATCAGTGATCGAACCCTTCAATACGTAAGCGAAAATATGCTTACTCGCAGTGATGGGATTATCCTTTTATTGTTTTTTGCTATTTTTATGTATTACGTGATTGAAGCTGCGAGAAACAATCGCGACCCATCCATCGAAGATCATTCCCCTAAAAAAGAGGCAGGAACTTGGAGAAGAAACATCCTGATTACTGTTTCAGGACTTGCAGCGATTATTGTTGGCGGATTTTTAGTCGTGGAAAGCAGTACTGAAATCGCCTATACATTTGGAATGAGTGAAACACTAGTAGGTCTAACGATCGTCGCGTTAGGATCTTCTTTACCAGAACTTATTACATCAATTACCGCAGCTGTAAAAAAACAAAGCGAAATTGCAATCGGGAACATTGTCGGCAGTTCAATCTTTAATATTTTATTCGTCTTAGGAGCGGCTTCGATCATCACACCTCTGCCAGTAAATAACAAACTTTTTTTTGATGTGACTGTTATGCTGATCTTCACCGTACTTTTATTCAGATTCTCAAGAACATATTCGATCGTTGGAAGATACGAAGGTCTGACCTTAACCGCTGCATATGTAATTTATCTCGTTTATATCATTTATCGAAATTAG
- the thrB gene encoding homoserine kinase: MNNNQLFSITVPGSSANLGPGFDSIGLAINRYLTIRVSKSDDWKFIPQSANLDNLPSGKTNLIYQTAASIAEDFNRSLSPCEVLVTSEIPLARGFGSSAAAIVAGIELADKLLNLKLSITEKVQRASRYEGHPDNVAASIHGGLVIGTHLSHETEVVNGIYPEVDIVAVIPDYELKTSSSRNLLPSQLPYKEAVQASSISNVLVAALMQNNWDLAGKMMQKDLFHHPYREHAIPELKKAASIASELNVHGFSLSGAGPTIMCFAPQGTGADLQYQLKTRFQSHIVQQLKIDKKGVVSESHVTYHNN; encoded by the coding sequence ATGAATAATAACCAGTTATTCTCGATCACTGTCCCGGGAAGTTCTGCTAACCTCGGACCAGGATTTGATTCCATCGGCCTCGCGATTAATCGTTATTTAACGATTAGAGTGAGTAAAAGTGATGACTGGAAGTTTATTCCTCAATCTGCGAACCTTGATAACTTGCCCTCTGGAAAAACAAATTTAATTTATCAAACAGCTGCTTCAATAGCAGAAGATTTTAACCGTTCCCTTTCACCATGCGAAGTTTTAGTCACTAGTGAAATCCCTTTAGCACGCGGGTTCGGAAGTAGTGCAGCAGCAATCGTAGCAGGGATTGAACTTGCAGACAAACTCTTAAATCTAAAGTTATCGATAACTGAAAAAGTACAAAGAGCAAGTCGTTATGAAGGCCATCCCGACAATGTTGCCGCTTCTATTCACGGTGGCTTGGTAATTGGCACTCACCTCTCCCATGAGACTGAAGTCGTAAATGGAATTTACCCGGAAGTAGACATTGTTGCTGTAATCCCTGATTATGAACTAAAAACATCGTCTTCACGAAACCTTCTGCCAAGCCAGCTGCCTTATAAAGAGGCTGTGCAAGCTAGTAGCATTAGCAATGTTCTTGTAGCTGCCCTTATGCAAAACAATTGGGATCTTGCAGGAAAGATGATGCAAAAAGACCTCTTTCATCACCCTTACAGAGAGCATGCTATTCCTGAGTTAAAAAAAGCCGCTTCCATTGCATCTGAACTAAATGTCCACGGCTTTTCATTAAGTGGTGCCGGACCCACTATCATGTGCTTTGCACCTCAAGGGACAGGGGCTGACCTTCAATATCAACTCAAAACACGCTTTCAATCTCACATCGTACAGCAGCTTAAGATTGATAAAAAGGGAGTAGTTAGTGAGTCTCATGTTACTTATCACAATAATTGA
- a CDS encoding homoserine dehydrogenase — protein MNSTINIGLLGLGTVGSGVVHIIDQHQDKLSHQVGCNVKVKKILVNHLDKERDVSLSDSPLTTNPDDVLNDPDIDVILEVMGGIDDARNYITQALENKKHIVTANKDLMAVYGNELLETAAMNQCDLFYEASVAGGIPILRSLVDGLASDRITKVMGIVNGTTNYILTKMSKEGRAYEEVLREAQNLGYAESDPTSDVEGIDAARKTAILGTLGFSMPIDLDDVTVAGISDVTTEDLVYSAQLGYTIKLIGLAERSDNKVEVSVQPTLFPHSHPLAAVNDEFNAVYVYGEAVGETMFYGPGAGKLPTATAVVSDLVEVMKNMRLGVNGNKSVVPQFEKQLKADEDIYSKYFLRLHAKDQPGTFSTLTSLFSNHHVSLEKILQLPLQDRDSAEIIMTTHKVSKKNYQQVLHELDELEVVDFIKSSYRVEGDD, from the coding sequence ATGAATTCTACTATTAATATCGGCCTTCTTGGTCTTGGAACTGTGGGGAGTGGTGTTGTACACATTATCGATCAGCATCAGGACAAATTGAGTCATCAGGTGGGCTGTAATGTAAAAGTTAAAAAAATCCTTGTAAACCACCTTGATAAGGAAAGAGACGTTTCATTGTCCGATTCTCCGCTGACAACCAACCCTGATGATGTCTTAAATGATCCTGACATTGATGTCATCCTCGAAGTAATGGGAGGAATTGACGATGCCAGAAATTATATTACTCAAGCATTGGAAAATAAAAAACATATCGTTACTGCAAATAAAGATTTAATGGCTGTCTACGGAAACGAATTACTTGAGACAGCTGCTATGAATCAATGTGATTTATTCTATGAAGCTAGTGTAGCTGGAGGTATTCCAATATTAAGAAGTTTAGTAGATGGTTTAGCTTCCGATCGTATTACAAAAGTGATGGGGATTGTGAACGGAACAACAAACTATATTTTAACGAAGATGTCTAAGGAAGGGCGTGCGTATGAGGAAGTCCTTAGAGAAGCACAGAATCTTGGCTATGCCGAAAGCGACCCAACCTCTGATGTGGAAGGGATAGATGCGGCAAGAAAAACTGCCATTTTAGGGACTTTAGGGTTTTCGATGCCGATAGACCTAGATGACGTGACAGTTGCAGGAATTTCAGATGTAACAACAGAAGATTTAGTTTACAGTGCTCAACTTGGCTACACAATAAAGTTAATTGGTCTTGCAGAAAGATCGGATAATAAAGTAGAGGTAAGTGTACAGCCAACACTTTTCCCACACTCTCACCCACTTGCAGCAGTGAATGATGAATTTAATGCCGTTTATGTTTATGGAGAAGCAGTAGGTGAAACGATGTTTTACGGACCTGGCGCAGGTAAACTTCCAACAGCCACTGCTGTAGTCTCTGATCTTGTGGAAGTAATGAAAAATATGCGCCTTGGGGTGAACGGAAACAAATCTGTCGTACCTCAATTCGAGAAGCAGTTGAAAGCAGATGAAGATATCTATTCGAAATACTTCCTGCGCTTACATGCAAAAGATCAACCCGGGACTTTTTCAACCCTTACTTCATTATTTTCAAATCATCACGTAAGTCTTGAAAAAATATTGCAGCTACCATTACAAGATCGTGATTCAGCGGAAATTATTATGACGACTCACAAAGTGTCAAAAAAGAATTATCAACAAGTTTTACACGAGTTAGATGAGTTAGAGGTTGTGGATTTCATAAAAAGCAGCTACAGAGTAGAAGGAGATGATTAG
- a CDS encoding endonuclease/exonuclease/phosphatase family protein translates to MDIKIMTYNIHHGKGMDKQVDLDRIAEVIERSDADIIGLNEVDKHFSKRSRYEDQIRWLAKQLNMEQAYSPSLSLKSKKTMRQYGNALLSRYPIVKNNSYPFNFISGLVERRSLLETTIEANKQLFQINVTHLSLNPFLHKKQTDFILNQACNCSHPIIIMGDWNMRPRSREWRKVTRNLQDVWSVLGEGAGYTYPSRRPRMRLDYIFASQNLRVVEAELVKTIPEASDHLPIKVTLSSS, encoded by the coding sequence TTGGATATCAAAATCATGACCTACAACATTCATCATGGTAAAGGAATGGATAAACAAGTAGACCTAGACAGAATTGCTGAAGTGATTGAAAGAAGTGATGCAGATATCATCGGTCTTAATGAAGTTGATAAGCATTTTTCTAAGCGCAGTCGCTATGAAGATCAGATTAGGTGGCTTGCAAAGCAACTAAATATGGAACAGGCTTACAGTCCTTCCCTGTCATTAAAGTCAAAAAAAACAATGAGACAATATGGAAATGCCCTCTTATCTCGATATCCGATAGTAAAAAACAATAGCTACCCGTTTAACTTTATTTCTGGACTAGTTGAAAGAAGGTCATTGCTCGAAACGACAATCGAGGCTAATAAACAGCTCTTTCAAATAAATGTGACACACTTAAGCCTTAACCCTTTTCTTCATAAGAAGCAAACAGACTTCATTTTAAACCAGGCTTGCAATTGTTCTCATCCAATTATTATCATGGGCGATTGGAATATGAGACCCAGATCAAGAGAATGGCGAAAAGTAACCCGAAACCTTCAAGATGTTTGGTCTGTTTTAGGAGAAGGAGCAGGATACACTTACCCTTCACGTCGACCAAGAATGAGATTGGACTACATATTCGCCAGTCAAAACCTCCGAGTTGTTGAAGCAGAGCTTGTGAAAACAATACCAGAAGCGTCTGATCATTTACCGATAAAAGTAACACTCTCTTCTTCTTGA
- a CDS encoding ABC transporter ATP-binding protein — MTKPVLEVNQLQTHFFTDRGEVPAVDNVSFAIHKGEVLGVVGESGCGKSVTSLSVMGLIPKPPGKIVGGEILFRQKTTKEETAEDLVSVSKKRMRQIRGNQIAMIFQEPMTSLDPLFPIGFQIIEGVKNHRKVSKKEGRSIAIDMLKLVGIPRAEQIVDEYPHQLSGGMRQRVMIAIAMSCDPEVLIADEPTTALDVTIQAQILELMKKLNRDKGTAIMMITHDLGVVAEMCDRVVVMYAGKVVEQGDVRTILKSPKHPYTQGLIRSLPKLDQRDKRLYSIPGNVPKPGSIKQGCRFAARCSEVFDRCYKEDPELLELKEGHACRCFLYESGFKKEDKKSGEGRGDEVMKP, encoded by the coding sequence ATGACAAAACCAGTACTTGAAGTTAATCAACTACAAACCCATTTCTTTACCGATCGTGGGGAAGTTCCTGCGGTAGATAATGTCAGCTTTGCAATCCATAAAGGTGAAGTGCTAGGCGTTGTCGGTGAGTCAGGGTGCGGAAAGAGTGTAACCTCGTTATCTGTAATGGGGCTTATTCCGAAGCCGCCAGGTAAAATTGTCGGAGGCGAAATTCTTTTTCGACAAAAAACAACCAAAGAAGAAACAGCTGAAGACTTAGTAAGTGTCAGTAAAAAACGAATGCGGCAAATTCGTGGAAACCAAATTGCGATGATTTTTCAGGAACCAATGACATCGTTGGATCCATTATTCCCGATAGGCTTTCAAATTATTGAAGGAGTGAAAAACCACCGTAAAGTATCTAAAAAAGAAGGGCGCTCTATTGCCATTGATATGCTTAAGCTTGTTGGAATACCCCGGGCAGAACAAATTGTAGATGAGTACCCGCATCAACTCTCAGGAGGAATGAGGCAAAGGGTGATGATTGCGATTGCCATGTCCTGTGATCCGGAAGTCCTTATTGCTGATGAACCAACAACAGCACTGGACGTAACCATTCAAGCGCAGATATTGGAGCTAATGAAAAAATTAAATCGGGATAAAGGCACAGCAATTATGATGATTACACATGACCTTGGGGTAGTGGCAGAAATGTGTGACCGTGTAGTGGTAATGTATGCAGGAAAAGTCGTGGAGCAAGGCGATGTGCGAACGATCCTAAAATCTCCAAAACACCCTTATACACAAGGGCTTATTCGTTCCTTACCGAAGCTTGATCAAAGGGATAAACGTCTTTACTCTATTCCGGGAAATGTTCCGAAACCAGGATCAATCAAACAAGGGTGTCGGTTTGCAGCGAGATGTTCTGAAGTATTTGATCGCTGTTACAAAGAGGATCCGGAGCTATTAGAGCTAAAGGAAGGACACGCGTGTCGATGTTTCCTCTATGAATCCGGGTTCAAAAAGGAGGATAAAAAGAGCGGAGAAGGTCGAGGCGACGAAGTCATGAAGCCTTGA
- a CDS encoding DMT family transporter, producing MKMALLYIMLIVTMAIWGFNIIAIKLLVSTFPTLTITTLRVFIAFISILPLLFIRHSWKKISRRDGLYLLGISLTTIVGHQLFMSVGLNYTSAVNGGLILGTVPIVTSVGAALFLQERFNIHKVTGFILGFCGVVVIILAGSDYRFNISIGDLLFCCTVIVQVIGFIFVKKISNSVDTLVITGISQFFGGILLIFVSMVFEPDGVYQLDQGDWTVWMLFIFSGVIATGAGHYLYNLSIREIGAGKSAIFLNFTPFFSILGSYFFLKESIVLGHWVGFLLVVMGVLFSTGIIQNSLRRSKYRDQIDRVKSS from the coding sequence ATGAAAATGGCATTATTATACATTATGTTAATCGTAACAATGGCTATATGGGGTTTTAATATTATTGCTATTAAACTTCTTGTCTCGACTTTTCCTACATTAACTATTACAACATTAAGAGTTTTTATAGCATTTATTTCCATTTTACCTTTACTTTTTATTCGACATTCGTGGAAAAAAATATCAAGGAGGGATGGATTATATTTATTAGGTATTTCCCTTACCACAATCGTAGGTCACCAATTGTTCATGTCGGTAGGGTTAAATTACACTTCTGCTGTTAACGGCGGGTTAATACTTGGAACGGTACCAATCGTTACTTCGGTAGGAGCGGCATTGTTTCTGCAAGAACGTTTTAACATACATAAAGTTACCGGTTTTATTTTAGGGTTTTGTGGTGTGGTTGTCATAATACTGGCTGGTTCGGATTATAGGTTTAATATTTCAATTGGTGATTTGCTGTTTTGCTGCACAGTAATTGTTCAAGTCATTGGTTTTATTTTTGTCAAAAAAATATCAAATAGTGTTGATACTCTTGTTATTACAGGAATTAGTCAATTTTTCGGTGGAATATTACTTATTTTTGTAAGTATGGTTTTTGAACCTGATGGTGTTTATCAGCTTGATCAGGGGGATTGGACGGTCTGGATGTTGTTCATCTTTTCGGGAGTCATTGCAACTGGAGCAGGTCATTACCTGTATAATCTTTCAATTCGAGAGATTGGTGCAGGGAAATCGGCTATTTTCTTAAATTTTACTCCATTTTTCTCTATTCTTGGCTCTTATTTCTTTTTAAAGGAATCCATAGTATTGGGGCATTGGGTTGGTTTTCTTCTAGTTGTAATGGGGGTATTATTTAGTACGGGAATTATACAGAATAGCTTGAGAAGAAGTAAATATCGTGATCAAATAGATAGGGTTAAGTCGAGTTGA